A portion of the Leifsonia sp. EB41 genome contains these proteins:
- a CDS encoding error-prone DNA polymerase — MGWNNPPIPWAEFERRLSGRRTSEQEQPERPSSRKRQKYVAQPMSDEPDEGHVPYAELHTHSTFSFLDGASAPEELLEEATRLRLHGLALTDHDGLYGVVRLAEAAEAYERVKTVFGAELSLSLSRPQNGEADPEGSHLVVLARQQPGYHRLAAAITAGQLAGEEKGRPVYGLPSLAEQSGGEWMVLTGCRKGDVRLALAEHGERAAEREVARLAELFGHDNVLVELIDQGAPRDTTDNDVLARIAGRLGLPVVATNNVHYATPAQYPLATAVSAVRARRSLDEMDGWLPASAAAHLRSGREMAARFARYPGAVERTAEIADDLAFRLRSARPRLPKQEVPEGHTPMSWLRELTWRGAAERYPDLDRDPAKRERIERELDVIEAKDFPGYFLIVHDIVRFARERGILCQGRGSAANSAVVYLLGITAVDSIKYDLPFERFLSSMREEEPDIDVDFDSDRREEVIQYVYAKYGRHNAAQVANVITYRPKNAVRDMAKALGHSTGQQDAWSKQIDSWSKVTTTDEHDIPEAVVDLAQQVLKFPRHLGIHSGGMVLTDRPVGEVCPIEHARMENRTVLQWDKDDCAWMGLVKFDLLGLGMLSALDYSMRTIEATLGEAWTLDSIPKEEAGVYDMLCRADSIGVFQVESRAQIGTLPRLQPRSFYDLVIEIALIRPGPIQGGAVHPYIRRKLGKEEVTYLHPALEPVLKRTLGVPLFQEQLMQMAVAIGDCTAEDADLLRRAMGSKRGVEKIGALRAKLYEGMAHNGIVGDDADAIYEKIEAFANFGFAESHAISFALLVYVSSWMKLHYPGAFLAALLRAQPMGFYSPRTLTADARRHGVVVRRPDIQLSGVFPLLEAIDPARQGPTGTDPCLERDQPPVGGFDRAVPLDFAAHRRDAGHAVRLGLAGVTSIGETLAGRIVAEREASGPYRDLSDLSRRVGLTVAQLEALAAAGAFEGFGLSPRQAIWEAGNAAQERPEFLAGTAITVQPPLLPMLSPAEQLASDLWATGISTDDHPIRFLRPALAARGVRPADTLAVAESGRRIEVGGVVTHRQRPATAAGVTFLNLEDETGLVNVICPVGVWNHYRRVARQAPAMIVRGILERSEEGVVNVIADRLEPLDTAIRTASRDFR; from the coding sequence ATGGGCTGGAACAACCCGCCGATCCCGTGGGCCGAGTTCGAGCGGCGGCTGAGCGGGCGCCGCACCAGCGAGCAGGAGCAGCCGGAACGGCCCTCCTCCCGCAAACGGCAGAAGTACGTCGCGCAGCCGATGTCCGACGAGCCGGACGAGGGCCACGTCCCGTACGCCGAGCTGCACACGCACAGCACCTTCAGCTTCCTCGACGGCGCCAGCGCGCCCGAGGAACTGCTGGAGGAGGCCACCCGGCTGCGGCTGCACGGCCTCGCCCTCACCGACCACGACGGCCTGTACGGCGTCGTCCGCCTCGCCGAGGCCGCGGAGGCCTACGAGCGCGTCAAGACCGTGTTCGGCGCCGAGCTGTCGCTCTCGCTCAGCCGGCCGCAGAACGGCGAGGCCGACCCGGAGGGCAGCCACCTCGTCGTCCTCGCCCGGCAGCAGCCCGGCTACCACCGGCTGGCCGCCGCCATCACCGCGGGCCAGCTCGCCGGCGAGGAGAAGGGCCGGCCGGTGTACGGCCTCCCGAGCCTCGCCGAGCAGTCCGGCGGCGAGTGGATGGTGCTCACCGGCTGCCGCAAGGGCGACGTGCGCCTCGCACTGGCCGAGCACGGCGAACGCGCCGCCGAGCGGGAGGTCGCCCGCCTCGCCGAGCTGTTCGGCCACGACAACGTCCTGGTGGAGCTGATCGACCAGGGCGCCCCGCGCGACACCACCGACAACGACGTGCTCGCCCGGATCGCCGGCCGGCTCGGCCTCCCGGTCGTCGCCACCAACAACGTCCACTACGCCACGCCCGCCCAGTACCCGCTCGCGACGGCGGTCTCCGCGGTGCGCGCCCGCCGCAGCCTGGACGAGATGGACGGCTGGCTGCCGGCCTCCGCCGCCGCCCACCTGCGCAGCGGCCGGGAGATGGCCGCCAGGTTCGCGCGCTACCCCGGCGCCGTCGAGCGCACGGCGGAGATCGCCGACGACCTGGCGTTCCGGCTGCGCAGCGCCCGGCCGCGACTGCCGAAGCAGGAGGTCCCGGAGGGTCACACCCCGATGAGCTGGCTGCGCGAGCTCACCTGGCGCGGCGCCGCGGAGCGCTACCCCGACCTCGACCGCGACCCGGCCAAGCGGGAGCGGATCGAGCGCGAGCTCGACGTGATCGAGGCCAAGGACTTCCCCGGCTACTTCCTCATCGTCCACGACATCGTCCGGTTCGCCCGCGAGCGCGGCATCCTCTGCCAGGGCCGCGGCTCGGCGGCGAACTCGGCGGTCGTCTACCTGCTCGGGATCACCGCGGTCGACTCGATCAAGTACGACCTGCCGTTCGAGCGCTTCCTCTCCTCCATGCGCGAGGAGGAGCCGGACATCGACGTCGACTTCGACTCCGACCGGCGCGAGGAGGTCATCCAGTACGTCTACGCCAAGTACGGCAGGCACAACGCCGCCCAGGTCGCCAACGTCATCACCTACCGGCCGAAGAACGCCGTGCGCGACATGGCGAAGGCGCTCGGCCACTCCACCGGGCAGCAGGACGCCTGGAGCAAGCAGATCGACTCGTGGAGCAAGGTCACCACCACCGACGAGCACGACATCCCCGAGGCCGTGGTCGACCTCGCCCAGCAGGTGCTGAAGTTCCCGCGGCACCTGGGCATCCACTCCGGCGGGATGGTGCTCACCGACCGGCCGGTCGGCGAGGTGTGCCCGATCGAGCACGCCCGCATGGAGAACCGCACCGTGCTGCAGTGGGACAAGGACGACTGCGCGTGGATGGGCCTGGTCAAGTTCGACCTGCTCGGGCTCGGGATGCTCTCCGCGCTCGACTACTCCATGCGCACCATCGAGGCGACGCTCGGCGAGGCGTGGACGCTGGACAGCATCCCGAAGGAGGAGGCCGGCGTCTACGACATGCTGTGCCGCGCCGACTCGATCGGGGTGTTCCAGGTGGAGAGCCGCGCACAGATCGGCACGCTGCCGCGCCTGCAGCCGCGCAGCTTCTACGACCTCGTGATCGAGATCGCGCTGATCCGGCCCGGTCCCATCCAGGGCGGCGCCGTGCACCCGTACATCCGCCGCAAGCTCGGCAAGGAGGAGGTGACCTACCTGCACCCCGCGCTCGAACCGGTGCTGAAGCGGACGCTGGGCGTGCCGCTGTTCCAGGAGCAGCTCATGCAGATGGCGGTCGCGATCGGCGACTGCACCGCGGAGGACGCCGACCTGCTGCGCCGGGCGATGGGCTCCAAGCGAGGCGTCGAGAAGATCGGCGCGCTGCGGGCGAAGCTCTACGAGGGGATGGCGCACAACGGGATCGTCGGGGACGACGCCGACGCGATCTACGAGAAGATCGAGGCGTTCGCGAACTTCGGCTTCGCCGAGAGCCACGCGATCAGCTTCGCGCTGCTGGTGTACGTCAGCTCGTGGATGAAGCTGCACTACCCCGGCGCGTTCCTCGCGGCGCTGCTGCGCGCGCAGCCGATGGGGTTCTACTCGCCGCGCACGCTCACGGCCGACGCCCGGCGGCACGGCGTGGTGGTGCGCCGGCCGGACATCCAGCTCTCCGGGGTGTTCCCGCTGCTGGAGGCCATCGACCCGGCGCGGCAGGGACCGACCGGCACCGACCCGTGTCTGGAGCGCGACCAGCCCCCGGTCGGCGGCTTCGACCGCGCCGTGCCGCTCGACTTCGCCGCGCACCGCCGCGACGCCGGGCACGCGGTGCGGCTGGGCCTGGCCGGGGTGACCTCCATCGGCGAGACGCTCGCGGGGCGGATCGTGGCCGAGCGCGAGGCCTCAGGGCCGTACCGCGACCTGAGCGACCTCTCCCGCCGGGTCGGGCTGACGGTGGCGCAGCTGGAGGCGCTCGCCGCGGCCGGCGCCTTCGAGGGGTTCGGGCTGTCCCCGCGGCAGGCGATCTGGGAGGCCGGCAACGCCGCCCAGGAGCGTCCGGAGTTCCTGGCGGGCACCGCGATCACGGTGCAGCCTCCGCTGCTGCCGATGCTCTCCCCCGCCGAGCAGCTCGCAAGCGACCTGTGGGCCACCGGGATCTCCACCGACGACCACCCGATCCGCTTCCTGCGCCCGGCGCTGGCGGCCCGCGGTGTGCGGCCGGCGGACACGCTGGCGGTCGCCGAGTCGGGGCGCCGCATCGAGGTGGGCGGCGTGGTCACGCACCGGCAGCGGCCGGCGACGGCGGCGGGGGTGACCTTCCTCAACCTGGAGGATGAGACCGGCCTCGTGAACGTGATCTGCCCGGTCGGGGTGTGGAACCACTACCGCCGGGTCGCCAGGCAGGCGCCCGCGATGATCGTGCGCGGCATCCTCGAACGCAGCGAGGAGGGCGTGGTCAACGTGATCGCCGACCGCCTGGAGCCCCTGGACACCGCCATCCGCACCGCCTCCCGAGACTTCCGCTGA
- a CDS encoding DNA polymerase Y family protein — MRQVTRAIVLWCPDWPVIAARQRLELPAEVPLALVEKGMVFACSSHARADGVTRGLRVREAQSRCPQLEIVLYDPVLDARAFEPVLTAIEEITPGVQAVRPGTCVLRARGPARYYGGEEAAAAELLRCLEGLEDELGLALGDVRIGIADGPFAAEQAARSTGVAQTAPRVRIIPPGGSPAFLAPLPVAQLGLTELTPLLRRLGLRTLGDLARLDRLDVRERFGERGEHAHDLASGMDGAAVVPRTPPKVLDRAIEFEPPLDRVDQVTFAFRGTAEQFVAGLTKAGLVCTSLRIEVTDERGRVSERSWQHPRLFSASDVVDRVRWQLQGSGSIDSGLASPIAKVAVAPEAVDDIGHHEDGLWGGGADERIHHGLTRVQGMLGHDAVVTATIGGGRALSDRQVLVPWGDRPVGVARSDRPWPGSLPAPAPSTVFEVPRPVAVLNASGETVEVTDRGDVTAPIAAFSPTGAARDARPVDSWAGPWPVRERWWDATLARAMHRFQLVDADGTAWLLSLTGTAWFAEARYD; from the coding sequence ATGCGGCAGGTCACCCGCGCGATCGTGCTCTGGTGCCCCGACTGGCCGGTGATCGCCGCCCGGCAGCGTCTCGAGCTGCCGGCCGAGGTGCCGCTGGCGCTGGTCGAGAAGGGGATGGTGTTCGCCTGCTCCTCCCACGCCCGCGCCGACGGCGTCACCCGCGGGCTGCGGGTCAGGGAGGCGCAGTCGCGCTGCCCGCAGCTGGAGATCGTCCTCTACGACCCGGTGCTGGACGCGCGCGCCTTCGAGCCGGTGCTGACCGCCATCGAGGAGATCACGCCGGGCGTCCAGGCGGTGCGGCCGGGCACCTGCGTGCTGCGGGCGCGCGGTCCCGCGCGCTACTACGGCGGCGAGGAGGCTGCGGCCGCCGAGCTGCTGCGCTGCCTGGAAGGGCTGGAGGACGAGCTCGGCCTCGCGCTCGGCGATGTGCGGATCGGGATCGCCGACGGGCCGTTCGCCGCCGAGCAGGCGGCACGCTCGACGGGGGTCGCGCAGACCGCGCCCCGCGTCCGCATCATCCCTCCCGGCGGCTCCCCCGCCTTCCTCGCCCCGCTGCCGGTCGCCCAGCTCGGCCTCACCGAGCTCACCCCGCTGCTGCGCCGGCTCGGCCTGCGCACCCTCGGCGACCTGGCCCGGCTCGACCGGCTGGACGTCCGGGAGCGGTTCGGGGAGCGCGGCGAGCACGCCCACGACCTCGCCAGCGGGATGGACGGCGCCGCCGTGGTGCCGCGCACCCCGCCGAAGGTCCTGGACAGGGCGATCGAGTTCGAGCCTCCCCTCGACCGGGTCGATCAGGTGACGTTCGCGTTCCGCGGCACGGCCGAGCAGTTCGTGGCCGGGCTCACCAAAGCGGGGCTGGTGTGCACGTCGCTGCGCATCGAGGTCACCGACGAGCGCGGCAGGGTGAGCGAGCGGAGCTGGCAGCACCCCCGGCTGTTCTCGGCCTCCGACGTGGTCGACCGGGTGCGCTGGCAGCTGCAGGGCTCCGGCTCCATCGACTCCGGGCTCGCCTCGCCGATCGCCAAGGTCGCGGTCGCCCCGGAGGCCGTGGACGACATCGGCCACCACGAGGACGGTCTGTGGGGCGGCGGGGCGGACGAGCGCATCCACCACGGCCTCACCCGTGTGCAGGGCATGCTCGGCCACGACGCCGTCGTCACCGCGACGATCGGCGGCGGCCGGGCGCTGTCCGACCGGCAGGTGCTCGTGCCGTGGGGCGACCGGCCGGTGGGCGTCGCCCGCTCCGACCGGCCCTGGCCGGGGTCGCTGCCAGCGCCGGCGCCCTCCACCGTGTTCGAGGTGCCGCGGCCGGTGGCGGTGCTGAACGCGTCCGGGGAGACGGTGGAGGTCACCGACCGCGGCGACGTCACCGCGCCGATCGCGGCGTTCTCCCCCACCGGCGCCGCCCGCGACGCCCGCCCGGTGGACTCCTGGGCCGGCCCGTGGCCGGTGCGCGAGCGCTGGTGGGACGCGACACTTGCCCGCGCCATGCACCGCTTCCAGCTCGTCGACGCCGACGGCACGGCCTGGCTGCTCTCCCTCACCGGCACCGCCTGGTTCGCCGAGGCGCGTTATGACTGA
- a CDS encoding DUF3097 domain-containing protein, with translation MDDDRYGSDVLASDWKNAGRKTLPTVEAVRDLVVEEAGTGFCGAIVRLEAQTVELEDYFGAKRVFPIGSSFLIDGEAVKLVVPSRAPAGRGRTASGSFAVGEQKARVARASRIFVEGRHDAELVERVWGDDLRVEGVVVEYLEGVDDLDAIVREFAPDRGRRVGVLVDHLVPGSKESRIAEKVARGPFGAHVLVVGHPYIDIWQAVKPARVGLEAWPPIPRSVEWKHGICAALGLPHETQADIARAWKLILGRVRTFADLEPELLGRVERLIDFVTEPVSR, from the coding sequence ATGGACGACGACCGCTACGGCTCCGATGTGCTGGCCTCCGACTGGAAGAACGCCGGCCGCAAGACCCTCCCGACCGTGGAGGCCGTGCGCGACCTCGTGGTCGAGGAGGCCGGCACCGGTTTCTGCGGCGCGATCGTCCGGCTGGAGGCGCAGACCGTCGAGCTGGAGGACTACTTCGGGGCGAAGCGCGTCTTCCCGATCGGCTCCTCCTTCCTGATCGACGGGGAGGCCGTGAAGCTGGTCGTGCCGAGCCGCGCGCCGGCCGGTCGCGGTCGCACGGCCTCCGGCTCCTTCGCCGTCGGCGAGCAGAAGGCGCGCGTCGCCCGGGCCAGCCGCATCTTCGTGGAGGGCCGGCACGACGCCGAGCTGGTGGAGCGCGTCTGGGGCGACGACCTCCGGGTGGAGGGCGTCGTCGTCGAGTACCTGGAGGGCGTGGACGACCTGGACGCGATCGTGCGCGAGTTCGCGCCGGACCGCGGCCGCCGCGTCGGTGTGCTGGTCGACCACCTGGTCCCCGGGTCCAAGGAGAGCCGGATCGCCGAGAAGGTCGCCCGCGGCCCGTTCGGCGCGCACGTGCTCGTCGTCGGCCACCCCTACATCGACATCTGGCAGGCCGTGAAACCCGCGCGGGTCGGGCTGGAGGCCTGGCCGCCGATCCCCCGTTCCGTCGAGTGGAAGCACGGCATCTGCGCGGCGCTCGGGCTGCCGCACGAGACGCAGGCGGACATCGCGCGGGCCTGGAAGCTCATCCTCGGCCGCGTGCGGACGTTCGCCGACCTGGAGCCGGAGCTGCTCGGGCGGGTGGAGCGGCTGATCGACTTCGTGACGGAGCCCGTCTCCCGCTAG
- a CDS encoding DUF6504 family protein, whose amino-acid sequence MTDIDEAVAVWTTEDGIPTRLVWRSTRYRVSDTPTVWAEICAWWRPFGEHRYGVGALPREIGGWRFQATSDGGVAHVFDVRHDADDRSWRLVRIFD is encoded by the coding sequence ATGACCGACATCGACGAGGCGGTGGCCGTGTGGACCACCGAGGACGGCATCCCGACCCGCCTGGTCTGGCGTTCCACCCGCTACCGGGTGAGCGACACCCCGACCGTGTGGGCGGAGATCTGCGCATGGTGGCGGCCCTTCGGCGAACACCGGTACGGCGTCGGGGCGCTTCCGCGGGAGATCGGCGGCTGGCGGTTCCAGGCCACCAGCGACGGCGGGGTGGCGCACGTGTTCGACGTGCGGCACGACGCGGACGACCGGAGCTGGCGGCTGGTGCGGATCTTCGATTGA
- a CDS encoding DUF1707 domain-containing protein, translated as MTDFGDPSNASLRLSHDERERAVAALQSHAAQGRLSEAELQARVAAARSAVTRGDLQPLFSDLPGVLHLDGEGAAPTTPAAAAWQASQPGPSTWGYPPAPGEHGRTVSRWGLLVVSIMPFVAVILFFLTGMAWGYAYSWLWFLLIPLAGALVYGVDGGDRRRR; from the coding sequence ATGACAGACTTCGGGGATCCGTCGAACGCGTCGTTGCGCCTCAGCCACGACGAACGGGAGCGCGCCGTCGCGGCGCTGCAGTCGCACGCCGCGCAGGGGAGGCTGAGCGAGGCCGAGCTGCAGGCGCGCGTCGCCGCCGCACGGTCGGCCGTCACGCGCGGCGACCTCCAGCCGTTGTTCTCCGACCTTCCCGGTGTGCTGCACCTGGACGGCGAGGGCGCCGCACCGACCACGCCGGCCGCCGCCGCGTGGCAGGCGTCGCAGCCCGGGCCGAGCACGTGGGGCTACCCGCCGGCGCCCGGGGAGCACGGCCGGACGGTCAGCCGCTGGGGGCTGCTCGTCGTCTCGATCATGCCGTTCGTCGCGGTCATCCTGTTCTTCCTGACCGGGATGGCCTGGGGCTACGCGTACAGCTGGCTGTGGTTCCTGCTCATCCCGCTCGCCGGCGCTCTGGTGTACGGCGTCGACGGGGGAGACCGCAGGAGGCGCTGA
- a CDS encoding VIT1/CCC1 transporter family protein encodes MSTPEPSPIPRTSTHADIKRWRQYLADERAEAAVYRDLAGRREGEEREILLALAEAERRHEQHWLDLLGDQVGRPLRGDIRTRMLGFLARRFGSVFVLALAQRAEARSPYADDADATPQMAADEQVHEEVVRALAARGRQRLSGTFRAAVFGANDGLVSNLALVLGVAASGVPSHVVLLTGVSGLLAGALSMGAGEYVSVRSQRELLEASSPNPATSSALSHLDVDANELTLVYRARGMDQAEAQEHAHQVLTTLGAYTSPVAVPGATEDDHEAVGNGWSAAVSSFCFFASGALIPILPFIFGLTGTAAIVVAAILVGLVLLGTGAIVGLLSGASPLKRALRQLAIGYGAAGATYLLGLLFGATVG; translated from the coding sequence ATGAGCACCCCCGAGCCCTCCCCCATCCCGCGCACCTCGACGCATGCCGACATCAAGCGCTGGCGCCAGTACCTGGCCGACGAGCGCGCGGAGGCCGCCGTCTACCGCGACCTCGCCGGCCGCCGGGAGGGCGAGGAGCGGGAGATCCTGCTCGCGCTCGCGGAGGCCGAGCGCCGCCACGAGCAGCACTGGCTCGACCTCCTCGGCGACCAGGTCGGCCGCCCGCTGCGCGGCGACATCCGCACCAGGATGCTCGGCTTCCTGGCCCGCCGGTTCGGCTCGGTGTTCGTGCTCGCACTCGCACAGCGGGCGGAGGCGCGCTCGCCGTACGCGGACGACGCCGACGCCACGCCGCAGATGGCGGCGGACGAGCAGGTGCATGAAGAAGTCGTGCGCGCGCTCGCCGCCCGCGGCAGGCAGCGGCTCTCCGGGACGTTCCGCGCGGCCGTGTTCGGCGCCAACGACGGCCTGGTCAGCAACCTGGCGCTCGTCCTCGGCGTTGCCGCGAGCGGCGTCCCGAGCCACGTCGTGCTGCTCACCGGCGTCTCCGGCCTCCTCGCCGGCGCGCTGTCGATGGGCGCGGGCGAGTACGTGTCCGTGCGGTCGCAGCGCGAGCTCCTGGAGGCCTCCAGCCCGAACCCGGCGACCAGCTCGGCGCTGTCCCACCTCGACGTGGACGCGAACGAGCTGACCCTCGTCTACCGCGCGCGCGGCATGGATCAGGCGGAGGCCCAGGAGCACGCGCACCAGGTGCTGACGACGCTCGGCGCCTACACGTCGCCGGTCGCGGTGCCCGGCGCAACGGAGGACGACCACGAGGCCGTCGGCAACGGCTGGAGCGCCGCCGTGTCGAGCTTCTGCTTCTTCGCCTCCGGAGCGCTCATCCCGATCCTGCCGTTCATCTTCGGGCTGACCGGCACGGCCGCGATCGTGGTGGCCGCCATCCTCGTCGGCCTGGTGCTGCTCGGGACCGGCGCGATCGTGGGACTGCTGTCGGGTGCGTCGCCGCTGAAACGCGCGCTTCGGCAGCTCGCGATCGGCTACGGCGCCGCGGGCGCCACCTACCTGCTGGGGCTGCTCTTCGGCGCCACCGTCGGCTGA
- a CDS encoding helix-turn-helix transcriptional regulator, which yields MASTGSRTLQLLSLLQTHRYWPGHELAGRLDVSPRTLRRDVERLRDLGYPVDATRGVAGGYQLAAGASLPPLVVDDEEAVALAVGLRTAAQSGVAGVADASVRALAKIVQVMPPRLRRRVDALRVATLASELRPGPVVDAELLTVVAQACRDEERLVFSYVRRDGDASERTVEPHRLVSVGRRWYLVAYDLGRFDWRSFRLDRMTQPRPTGARFRPRTLPAADAAEYVRESLAGAVESLVVDAVVAAPLADVERAIGRWAEAEPEAPAADGTARTRVRITADSPEWALFGLAAVAAPFTIDGPPEVRELAAVWGDRFAAAGRLVTR from the coding sequence ATGGCCAGCACCGGTTCGCGCACCCTCCAACTCCTGTCGCTCCTGCAGACCCACAGGTACTGGCCAGGCCACGAGCTCGCCGGCCGGCTGGATGTGTCGCCGCGCACGCTCCGGCGCGACGTGGAGCGGCTGCGCGACCTCGGCTATCCGGTCGACGCCACGCGCGGGGTCGCGGGCGGCTATCAGCTCGCCGCCGGCGCGTCGCTTCCGCCGCTCGTGGTGGACGACGAGGAGGCCGTGGCGCTGGCGGTCGGCCTGCGCACCGCCGCGCAGAGCGGTGTCGCCGGGGTCGCGGACGCGTCCGTCCGGGCACTCGCCAAGATCGTCCAGGTGATGCCGCCGCGCCTGCGCCGCCGGGTGGACGCCCTCCGCGTCGCCACGCTCGCCTCCGAGCTGCGCCCTGGCCCGGTGGTCGACGCCGAACTGCTCACCGTCGTCGCGCAGGCCTGCCGCGACGAGGAGCGGCTGGTCTTCTCGTACGTGCGGCGCGACGGGGACGCGTCGGAGCGCACGGTGGAGCCGCACCGGCTGGTCTCGGTCGGGCGGCGCTGGTACCTCGTCGCCTATGACCTCGGCCGGTTCGACTGGCGGAGCTTCCGGCTCGACCGGATGACGCAGCCCCGGCCGACCGGCGCGCGCTTCCGGCCACGGACCCTGCCGGCCGCCGACGCCGCCGAATACGTGCGGGAGTCGCTCGCCGGGGCGGTCGAGTCCCTCGTCGTGGACGCCGTGGTCGCCGCTCCGCTCGCCGACGTGGAGCGGGCCATCGGACGCTGGGCGGAGGCAGAGCCGGAGGCGCCGGCGGCGGACGGGACGGCGCGCACCCGCGTGCGCATCACCGCGGACTCCCCCGAGTGGGCCCTGTTCGGCCTCGCAGCGGTCGCCGCGCCGTTCACCATCGACGGGCCTCCCGAAGTCCGCGAGCTGGCCGCCGTCTGGGGCGACCGGTTCGCGGCCGCCGGTAGACTCGTCACCCGATGA
- a CDS encoding cation diffusion facilitator family transporter — protein MASGKQSKQSLLTVLVAFGANIVVALAKTAAAVLTGSASMVAEAAHSWADAGNEVFLLQAERRAARPKDDLHPTGYGRDAYVWSLFAAVGLFTAGAVVSILHGVSQLGAGEPDSNYLINYIVLAIAFVFESVSFLQSFRQARSKAAERDTGTLEHVLSTSNPTLRAVFAEDSAALIGLVIAFLGVLLHELTGNAVYDAAGSILVGILLAVVAVVLIDRNRRFLIGEPAPDRVQQAALATLLQHPEVDRVTYLHLEYVGPERVFLVAAVDLVGDDKESDVADDLYAVEQELMRNEHVAEAVLTLSRRGAPALVPREPDTAALR, from the coding sequence ATGGCCTCCGGGAAGCAGTCGAAGCAGAGTCTGCTCACGGTCCTCGTCGCGTTCGGCGCGAACATCGTCGTCGCGCTCGCGAAGACCGCCGCCGCAGTGCTCACCGGGTCGGCGTCGATGGTCGCGGAGGCGGCGCACTCCTGGGCGGATGCCGGCAACGAGGTCTTCCTGCTGCAGGCCGAGCGCCGCGCGGCCCGGCCGAAGGACGACCTCCACCCCACCGGCTACGGCCGCGATGCCTACGTCTGGTCGCTGTTCGCCGCCGTCGGGCTGTTCACCGCGGGCGCCGTCGTCTCGATCCTGCACGGGGTGTCGCAGCTCGGCGCCGGGGAGCCGGACTCGAACTACCTCATCAACTACATCGTGCTCGCCATCGCCTTCGTCTTCGAGAGCGTCTCGTTCCTCCAGTCCTTCCGGCAGGCCAGGTCGAAGGCGGCCGAACGCGACACCGGGACGCTGGAGCACGTCCTCAGCACCTCGAACCCGACGCTGCGCGCGGTCTTCGCGGAGGACTCCGCGGCGCTGATCGGGCTGGTCATCGCGTTCCTCGGGGTGCTGCTCCACGAGCTCACCGGGAACGCGGTCTACGACGCGGCCGGCTCCATCCTGGTCGGCATCCTGCTCGCGGTCGTCGCGGTCGTGCTGATCGACCGAAACCGCCGGTTCCTGATCGGCGAGCCGGCCCCGGACCGGGTGCAGCAGGCGGCCCTGGCCACCCTGCTCCAGCATCCGGAGGTCGACAGGGTCACCTATCTGCACCTGGAGTACGTCGGACCGGAGCGGGTGTTCCTCGTCGCGGCCGTCGACCTGGTGGGCGACGACAAGGAGTCCGACGTCGCCGACGACCTGTACGCGGTCGAGCAGGAACTGATGCGCAACGAGCACGTCGCGGAGGCGGTGCTCACGCTCTCCCGGCGGGGCGCGCCCGCGCTCGTGCCGCGCGAGCCGGACACGGCGGCGCTCCGATAA